Within Actinomycetes bacterium, the genomic segment ATCGCCAGCCTCAACGGCCTGGCGCCCGGCGCCTGGGTCGAGCACGCCACCCTGCTCGAGGACGCCGGCGCCGACGCCTTGGAGCTCAACCTCTACTCCGTGTCCTCCAGCCCGGGGTTGGGTGGCTCGGAGGTCGAGCGGCGCTACCTGGACCTGGTCGGGGCGGTGCGGCAGACCATCGGCGTCCCGCTGGCGGTCAAGCTCAGCCCCTACTTCAGCGCCATGGCCGACATGGCCCGCCAGCTGGTCGAGGCGGGCGCCCAGGGGCTGGTGCTGTTCAACCGCTTCTACCAGCCCGACCTGGACCTTGAGACCCTGGAGGTGACCCCCCGCCTGGTGCTGTCGACCTCCGAGGAGCTGCGCCTGCCGCTGCGCTGGATCGCGATCCTCGCCGGCCAGCTGCCGGTGTCGCTGGCCGCCTCGACCGGCGTGCACACCGCCGCCGACGCGGTCAAGGCGCTGCTGGCGGGGGCGGACGTGGCGATGATGGCCTCGGCGCTGCTGCGCCACGGGCCCGAGCACCTGCCCGCCGTCGAGGCCGGCCTCCGGGACTGGCTGGACGAGCGCGGCATGCAGTCGGTCGCTCTCCTGCGCGGCCTGCGCAGCCAGCGCTCGGTCCGTGACCCGGCGGCGTGGGAGCGGGCCAACTACCTCACCATGCTGGCCACCTACCCCGACCAGGTCCACACCCAGGCCCGCTGACACGCTAGTCGTTCGCGCGCGGCCAGCCGCTCGCTGGGCGAGCTGACCAAGCGGCCAGGCGTGCAGCCCGCCGGCTGCGGCACCGCCGCTGGATGGATTCGGCAGGTTGCGGGCGCCAGCTCCTGGCTCGTCGTTCGATGCCAGGCACGCCTTGTGCGTCGTAGAACCGTCGCGGCCCGCATGACGGCGTCTGCCTGGTTGTCTGCGTGTCGGCGGCGTCCTGCCCGGGACGGGGTGCTTGCACCGGGCGTAGCAGCCGCCCCTGGGACGGATGGCCCGCAGCGGGACGGACCTTCGCCCCTCCCGCGACCGCGGGTGGTGAGGCCAGGCTCTGTTGGGATGGTGGAGCCGCCGCCAGCAGTGCTGCTTGCGCGCAAGCCAGCAGTGCTGCGCGAGCGAAGAAGGTGAGGGCCGTGCGTGACGTCCGCTTGCAGGAGCTGACCAGGGAGGCGTGCTTTGAGCTGCTGGCCGGCCAGCGCCTGGGTCGGGTGGTGCTGGTCGACGACCGCGGGCCGATCGCGC encodes:
- a CDS encoding dihydroorotate dehydrogenase-like protein → MVELHTRYLGMQLRSPLVASSSPLTGSLDGLRRLEAAGAAAVVLPSLFEEQLTLEAHQLGRLLERGAGSLSAALALDDYNAGPFGYLALVEKAKATLSVPVIASLNGLAPGAWVEHATLLEDAGADALELNLYSVSSSPGLGGSEVERRYLDLVGAVRQTIGVPLAVKLSPYFSAMADMARQLVEAGAQGLVLFNRFYQPDLDLETLEVTPRLVLSTSEELRLPLRWIAILAGQLPVSLAASTGVHTAADAVKALLAGADVAMMASALLRHGPEHLPAVEAGLRDWLDERGMQSVALLRGLRSQRSVRDPAAWERANYLTMLATYPDQVHTQAR